A single window of Agromyces aureus DNA harbors:
- a CDS encoding MATE family efflux transporter — MSTALTTGRPWRVILLFSIPLLIGNVVQQLYQFADAIVVGRHLGVDSLAAVGATGSLLFLLLGFAWGVTSGFAIPTAQSFGARDHAAVRRSVATGTLLTGILSLILTVVAPLIARPALELMQTPPELLDEATIYTQISFLGASTMMAFNYLSAIIRSIGDSRTPLIFLSIACAFNVGLVVLMVGPLDWGVGGAALATVVAQAISVLMCLEYVRRRVPVLHLTRADWGITRSDLREHLRLGLPMGFQASIIAIGTLAVQVALNELGADAVAAYTTASRVDGLAVALLQSLGLAVSMYAAQNLGGGRPDRIRRGVVEATWMSIVLSLVLGALLVVFGSALVRLFVGDGSDEVVHQATLMLVINGLSYTALGVLFVLRGALQGLGHTLIPTVTGVVELVMRVAAAVVLGSLIGFVGVVWSNPLAWLGAVVLLVPAYVREHRRLGRLPVQPAVPTETTAVAIIGPTDGSMVVDAVVTQSIPIITAAEAPDAAGGPLGTHARDSEAAAPSRRTRTR; from the coding sequence ATGTCCACCGCCCTGACGACCGGACGCCCCTGGCGCGTCATCCTGCTCTTCTCGATCCCGCTGCTCATCGGCAACGTCGTGCAGCAGCTCTACCAGTTCGCCGATGCGATCGTGGTGGGGCGGCACCTCGGCGTCGACTCGCTCGCCGCGGTCGGCGCGACGGGCAGCCTCCTGTTCCTGCTGCTCGGGTTCGCCTGGGGCGTGACATCCGGATTCGCGATTCCGACGGCGCAGTCGTTCGGTGCGCGCGACCATGCGGCGGTTCGGCGGTCGGTCGCCACTGGAACCCTGCTCACCGGCATCCTGAGCCTGATCCTCACCGTGGTCGCGCCGCTCATCGCGCGGCCGGCGCTCGAGCTCATGCAGACGCCGCCCGAGCTGCTCGACGAGGCGACGATCTACACCCAGATCAGCTTTCTCGGCGCCTCGACGATGATGGCGTTCAACTACCTCTCGGCGATCATCAGGTCGATCGGCGACTCGCGCACCCCGCTGATCTTCCTCAGCATCGCGTGCGCGTTCAACGTCGGGCTCGTGGTGCTGATGGTCGGCCCGCTCGACTGGGGCGTCGGCGGAGCCGCCCTCGCGACCGTCGTCGCGCAGGCGATCTCGGTGCTCATGTGCCTCGAGTACGTGCGCCGGCGGGTGCCCGTGCTGCACCTGACGCGCGCCGACTGGGGCATCACGCGATCCGACCTGCGCGAGCACCTGCGCCTCGGCCTGCCGATGGGCTTCCAGGCATCGATCATCGCGATCGGCACGCTCGCCGTGCAGGTCGCCCTCAACGAGCTCGGGGCCGACGCGGTCGCCGCGTACACGACCGCGTCGCGCGTCGACGGACTGGCCGTGGCGCTGCTGCAGTCGTTGGGCCTCGCGGTGTCGATGTACGCCGCGCAGAACCTCGGCGGCGGCCGCCCCGACCGCATCCGCCGCGGCGTGGTCGAGGCGACGTGGATGTCGATCGTGCTCTCGCTCGTGCTGGGCGCGCTGCTCGTCGTGTTCGGCTCGGCCCTCGTGCGGCTCTTCGTCGGCGACGGATCCGACGAGGTCGTGCATCAGGCGACCCTCATGCTCGTGATCAACGGCCTCAGCTACACGGCCCTCGGCGTGCTCTTCGTGCTGCGCGGCGCCCTGCAGGGTCTCGGCCACACGCTGATCCCGACCGTGACCGGCGTCGTCGAGCTCGTCATGCGCGTCGCGGCCGCGGTCGTGCTCGGCAGCCTCATCGGGTTCGTCGGCGTCGTGTGGAGCAATCCGCTCGCGTGGCTCGGCGCGGTCGTGCTGCTCGTGCCGGCGTACGTGCGGGAGCACCGACGGCTCGGGCGCCTGCCCGTGCAGCCCGCCGTGCCGACCGAGACCACGGCCGTCGCGATCATCGGCCCGACCGACGGCTCGATGGTCGTCGACGCGGTCGTCACGCAGTCGATTCCCATCATCACGGCGGCAGAGGCTCCGGATGCCGCGGGCGGGCCGCTCGGCACGCACGCTCGGGATTCCGAGGCCGCCGCCCCTTCGCGGCGCACCCGCACCCGCTGA
- a CDS encoding LacI family DNA-binding transcriptional regulator, which produces MKAHVKVGIRQVAAEAGVSITTVSQVYNHKGEVAEATRERVLAVGTRLGYRANPIGRALRSGRSHVLGIAIGYRESAVWEQTYMPYYRSIIAGAAIEAVEHGYSISAAPATADGELQTTIPLDGVIVVDPVADDALVERALADGLAVVTDGGYEADGRAMLRSVRSDMARGIPDVLDVLAALDPGEPLRPGLFIGPRLDSYTGDTVAAYRSWCADRGLEPVVTALELGQAPIDAARAMLSDAHARVNAVHCLNDTYGNALLAAAAERDLDVPGDLRVSIAGDARGLAADARAVYLDIDPVRSGAACVRTLIALLDDGDPPDVLSPVTVVPPRSRLR; this is translated from the coding sequence ATGAAGGCGCATGTCAAGGTGGGCATCCGGCAGGTCGCCGCCGAGGCGGGTGTCTCCATCACGACCGTCTCGCAGGTGTACAACCACAAGGGCGAGGTCGCCGAGGCCACGCGCGAGCGCGTGCTCGCCGTCGGCACGCGGCTCGGCTACCGGGCGAATCCCATCGGACGCGCCCTCCGCTCGGGTCGCTCGCACGTGCTCGGCATCGCGATCGGCTACCGGGAGTCGGCGGTGTGGGAGCAGACCTACATGCCCTACTACCGCAGCATCATCGCGGGCGCCGCGATCGAGGCGGTCGAGCACGGATACTCGATCTCCGCCGCCCCCGCGACCGCGGACGGCGAGCTTCAGACCACGATCCCGCTCGACGGCGTGATCGTGGTCGACCCGGTCGCCGACGATGCGCTCGTCGAGCGTGCGCTCGCCGACGGTCTCGCCGTGGTCACCGACGGCGGCTACGAGGCGGATGGCCGAGCCATGCTCCGCTCGGTACGCTCCGACATGGCCCGCGGGATCCCCGACGTGCTCGATGTGCTCGCCGCCCTCGACCCCGGCGAACCGCTGCGGCCGGGGCTGTTCATCGGCCCGCGACTCGACAGCTACACGGGCGACACCGTCGCCGCCTACCGCTCGTGGTGCGCCGACCGGGGTCTCGAGCCCGTCGTGACCGCGCTCGAGCTCGGCCAAGCGCCGATCGACGCGGCGCGCGCGATGCTCTCCGACGCGCACGCGCGCGTGAACGCCGTGCACTGCTTGAACGACACGTACGGCAACGCCCTGCTCGCCGCGGCCGCCGAGCGGGATCTCGACGTGCCGGGCGACCTGCGGGTCTCGATCGCGGGCGACGCGCGCGGGCTCGCGGCGGATGCCCGCGCCGTCTACCTCGACATCGACCCGGTGCGGTCGGGTGCCGCGTGCGTGCGCACGCTCATCGCTCTGCTCGACGACGGCGATCCGCCCGACGTGCTGTCGCCGGTGACGGTGGTGCCGCCGAGGTCGCGCCTGCGCTGA
- a CDS encoding ABC transporter substrate-binding protein yields the protein MTHHRPLRRAAARFALVPAAASMLLLAGCTPAESAAGDPAADGNPPSYGDCEVTGERGTFELDTITEGVLLMKADLPSPGWYNGDTVEDIRSGFDFCLLVNIAHRAGIDDVKLQMSSFDGLVAGKAGDMDLSLNQITITDERKKVMDFSDPYFQSTAGVLVAAGADVTEKNFAAAKLGVKQGTVGQMLVDDLVDPATPPAVFPGDPEMQAAIAAGNIEAGIQDLSIVLGAATKSKGKLEVVGQIETDEAYGVMLPKGSPNTATINEILAALEADGTLDALSAAYLTDAYGVDPASIPVWSLR from the coding sequence ATGACGCATCACCGACCCCTCCGCCGCGCGGCCGCCCGCTTCGCGCTCGTACCCGCCGCCGCCTCGATGCTGCTGCTCGCCGGGTGCACACCCGCGGAGTCCGCCGCGGGCGATCCCGCCGCCGACGGCAACCCGCCGTCGTACGGCGACTGCGAGGTCACGGGCGAGCGCGGAACGTTCGAGCTCGACACGATCACCGAGGGCGTGCTGCTCATGAAGGCCGACCTGCCGAGCCCCGGCTGGTACAACGGCGACACCGTCGAGGACATCCGCAGCGGCTTCGACTTCTGCCTCCTCGTCAACATCGCCCACCGGGCGGGCATCGACGACGTGAAGCTGCAGATGTCCTCCTTCGACGGACTCGTCGCCGGCAAGGCAGGCGACATGGACCTCTCGCTCAACCAGATCACCATCACCGACGAGCGCAAGAAGGTCATGGACTTCTCCGACCCGTACTTCCAGTCCACCGCCGGCGTGCTCGTCGCCGCGGGCGCCGACGTGACCGAGAAGAACTTCGCCGCGGCGAAGCTCGGCGTCAAGCAGGGCACGGTCGGCCAGATGCTCGTCGACGACCTCGTCGACCCGGCCACGCCGCCGGCCGTCTTCCCCGGCGACCCCGAGATGCAGGCGGCGATCGCCGCGGGCAACATCGAAGCCGGCATCCAGGACCTCAGCATCGTGCTCGGTGCCGCGACCAAGTCGAAGGGCAAGCTCGAGGTCGTCGGCCAGATCGAGACCGACGAGGCCTACGGCGTCATGCTGCCGAAGGGCTCCCCGAACACGGCGACGATCAACGAGATCCTCGCCGCGCTCGAGGCCGACGGCACCCTCGACGCCCTGAGCGCCGCGTACCTCACCGACGCGTACGGCGTCGACCCTGCGTCGATCCCCGTCTGGTCCCTGCGTTGA
- a CDS encoding amino acid ABC transporter permease, translated as MLLAALLVGLGTLAVASYAAWLTITVAEAGAWRFVLGAATIAVVVLAVLALVPLVRGRRELARSIRAFAEGDPVAGRAARHRAAHAGWLAMGSCLPVLFIAMFTLFLLANDHAVQTTFFDVSFMALSFGDIVVAFWQNVQIAVIAEVIVLVWGLFIALARLLPGDAGRPIRWLATVYVDTFRAIPSIIVIYLVGFGLPLAGVPVLSDMSPMWAAVLALTLTYGAYVAEVYRSGIDGVHWSQVAAARSLGLSHAKTLRFVVVPQAVRRVTPPLLNDFIGLQKDTALITIIGTVDAFTQAKIYASNYFNLSSVTVVAILFIIITIPQTRFVDRLLERDARRQRAKG; from the coding sequence GTGCTGCTCGCAGCGCTGCTCGTGGGCCTCGGCACGCTCGCGGTCGCCTCGTACGCCGCCTGGCTCACGATTACGGTCGCCGAGGCCGGCGCCTGGCGGTTCGTGCTCGGTGCCGCGACCATCGCCGTCGTCGTGCTCGCCGTCCTCGCGCTCGTTCCGCTGGTGCGCGGGCGGCGGGAGCTTGCTCGAAGCATCCGCGCCTTCGCCGAAGGCGACCCCGTCGCGGGCCGCGCCGCCCGTCACCGTGCAGCGCACGCCGGCTGGCTCGCCATGGGCTCGTGCCTGCCGGTGCTCTTCATCGCGATGTTCACCCTGTTCCTGCTCGCCAACGACCACGCCGTGCAGACGACCTTCTTCGACGTGTCGTTCATGGCACTGAGCTTCGGCGACATCGTCGTGGCGTTCTGGCAGAACGTGCAGATCGCGGTGATCGCCGAGGTGATCGTGCTCGTCTGGGGCCTGTTCATCGCCCTCGCGCGCCTGCTTCCCGGTGACGCCGGTCGGCCCATCCGCTGGCTCGCGACGGTGTACGTCGACACCTTCCGCGCGATCCCGTCGATCATCGTCATCTACCTCGTCGGCTTCGGGCTGCCCCTGGCCGGGGTTCCCGTGCTCAGCGACATGAGCCCGATGTGGGCGGCGGTGCTCGCCCTCACCCTCACCTACGGCGCCTACGTCGCCGAGGTGTACCGCTCCGGCATCGACGGGGTGCACTGGTCGCAGGTGGCGGCCGCGCGATCGTTGGGACTCAGCCACGCCAAGACGCTGCGGTTCGTCGTCGTTCCCCAGGCGGTGCGACGGGTCACCCCGCCGCTGCTCAACGACTTCATCGGCCTGCAGAAGGACACGGCGCTCATCACCATCATCGGCACGGTCGACGCCTTCACGCAGGCGAAGATCTACGCCAGCAACTACTTCAACCTCTCGTCGGTCACCGTGGTCGCCATCCTGTTCATCATCATCACCATCCCGCAGACGCGCTTCGTCGACCGCCTCCTCGAGCGCGACGCGCGACGGCAGCGGGCGAAGGGCTAG
- a CDS encoding amino acid ABC transporter ATP-binding protein produces MAFLELDDVEKTYGENRVLRGITLHVEQHRVICLIGASGCGKSTLLRCVNGLETIQGGTIRLDGDQVSGEGVDLDALRRRVGIVFQSYNLFPHMTVLQNITLAPMRVLGHDRTDAEAHALSLLTRVGLAAKADAYPDQLSGGQQQRVAIVRALAMGPEVLLLDEITSALDPELVAEVLDIVRDLASEGLTILMATHEMSFAREVADQVAFVHEGVVLEIDTPERIFTEPSEPRTQAFLRKIIEAGRL; encoded by the coding sequence ATGGCATTCCTCGAACTCGACGATGTCGAGAAGACCTACGGCGAGAACCGGGTGCTGCGCGGCATCACCCTGCACGTCGAACAGCACCGGGTGATCTGCCTGATCGGGGCATCCGGATGCGGCAAGTCCACGCTGCTGCGCTGCGTCAACGGGTTGGAGACGATCCAGGGCGGCACCATCCGCCTGGACGGCGACCAGGTCTCGGGCGAGGGCGTCGACCTCGACGCCCTGCGCCGCCGGGTCGGCATCGTCTTCCAGAGCTACAACCTGTTCCCGCACATGACGGTGCTGCAGAACATCACCCTCGCCCCGATGCGGGTGCTCGGTCACGACCGAACGGATGCCGAGGCGCACGCGCTCTCGCTCCTCACGCGTGTCGGACTCGCCGCGAAGGCCGACGCCTATCCCGACCAGTTGTCGGGCGGCCAGCAGCAGCGGGTCGCGATCGTGCGGGCCCTCGCCATGGGACCGGAGGTGCTGCTGCTCGATGAGATCACCTCGGCGCTCGACCCCGAACTGGTCGCCGAGGTGCTCGACATCGTGCGCGATCTCGCGTCCGAGGGGCTGACCATCCTGATGGCGACCCACGAGATGTCGTTCGCACGCGAGGTGGCCGACCAGGTCGCCTTCGTGCACGAGGGCGTGGTGCTCGAGATCGACACCCCTGAGCGCATCTTCACGGAGCCGTCCGAGCCGCGCACGCAGGCATTTCTCCGCAAGATCATCGAAGCGGGCCGGCTGTGA
- a CDS encoding type 1 glutamine amidotransferase produces the protein MTARVLVVEHEANAGIGLVGERLEAAGIELLVVGPEAGGEVPETAQGVDGVIVLGGTPGPTDDDDAAWLPGVRALIGDCLDRELPFLGICLGAQLLAVVAGGVVGPARDTAEVGLHPLALTDEASEDPLLGGLGDDLAAMQWHFLEVLELPAGSQSLCRSDGCRNQAFRVGAAAWGVQFHLEALASTAEAWARDDSDDLAAVGLTRSAVVEPMRSAEPALRRTWSRVADRWGAIVLAERAADADADAFSSATSGGSAS, from the coding sequence GTGACCGCGCGGGTGCTCGTCGTCGAGCACGAGGCCAATGCGGGCATCGGGCTGGTCGGCGAGCGACTCGAGGCGGCAGGCATCGAACTGCTCGTGGTCGGCCCCGAGGCCGGTGGCGAGGTTCCCGAGACCGCCCAGGGCGTCGATGGCGTGATCGTACTCGGCGGCACCCCGGGGCCGACCGATGACGACGACGCCGCGTGGCTGCCCGGGGTGCGCGCCCTGATCGGGGACTGCCTCGATCGGGAACTGCCCTTCCTCGGCATCTGCCTGGGCGCGCAACTGCTCGCCGTCGTCGCCGGCGGCGTCGTCGGCCCCGCGCGCGACACGGCCGAGGTGGGGCTGCATCCGCTCGCCCTCACCGACGAGGCGAGCGAGGACCCGCTGCTCGGCGGGCTCGGCGACGACCTGGCCGCCATGCAGTGGCATTTCCTCGAGGTGCTCGAACTGCCGGCCGGTTCGCAGTCGCTCTGCCGCAGTGACGGATGCCGCAACCAGGCCTTCCGCGTCGGTGCGGCCGCCTGGGGAGTGCAGTTCCACCTCGAGGCACTCGCTTCTACCGCCGAGGCCTGGGCGCGCGACGACAGCGATGACCTCGCGGCGGTCGGGCTCACGCGGAGTGCCGTCGTCGAGCCCATGCGCTCGGCCGAACCGGCGCTGCGGCGCACCTGGTCGCGCGTGGCGGACCGCTGGGGGGCGATCGTGCTCGCCGAACGCGCCGCGGACGCGGACGCGGACGCGTTCAGCTCGGCGACATCCGGGGGCTCGGCGAGCTGA
- the dnaB gene encoding replicative DNA helicase, whose translation MSIAHIGLAEPSDDSGARRGERVPPHDLLAEQSALGGMMLSKDAVADVIETVRGVDFYVPKHEVVFNAILTLYSHGEPTDVIAVTDELTKTGELQRAGGVEYLHTLTSLVPTAANAGFYSSIVAERALLRRLVEAGTRIVQMGYQGEGEVVDLVNNAQAEIYSVTGSVETEDYVPLSEAVSAAFDEIEAASHTDGKFTGVPTGFADLDDLTNGFHPGQMIIVAARPAMGKSTLALDFARAAAITNDLPAVFFSLEMGKSEIAMRLLSAEASVPLQNMRKGTVDTRDWTTIASTRGRINDAPLYIDDSPNMTLVEIRAKCRRLKQRVGLKMVVIDYLQLMTSGKRVESRQQEVSEFSRALKLLAKELQVPVIALSQLNRGPEQRADKMPALSDLRESGSIEQDADMVILLHREAAYERDSPRAGEADLIVAKHRNGPTRTITVAFHGHFSRFTDMVQV comes from the coding sequence TTGTCGATCGCGCACATCGGGCTCGCTGAACCGTCCGACGACAGTGGAGCCCGACGCGGCGAACGCGTCCCCCCGCACGACCTCCTCGCAGAGCAGAGCGCCCTCGGCGGCATGATGCTCTCGAAGGACGCCGTGGCCGACGTCATCGAGACCGTGCGCGGCGTCGACTTCTACGTGCCGAAGCACGAGGTCGTCTTCAACGCGATCCTCACGCTGTACTCGCACGGCGAGCCGACCGACGTCATCGCGGTCACCGACGAGCTGACGAAGACCGGCGAACTGCAGCGCGCCGGCGGCGTCGAATACCTGCACACGCTCACGAGCCTCGTGCCGACCGCGGCGAACGCGGGCTTCTACTCGTCGATCGTGGCCGAGCGGGCGCTCTTGCGCCGCCTGGTCGAGGCCGGCACGCGCATCGTGCAGATGGGCTACCAGGGCGAGGGCGAGGTCGTCGACCTCGTCAACAACGCTCAGGCCGAGATCTACTCGGTCACGGGCTCGGTCGAGACCGAAGACTACGTGCCGCTCTCCGAGGCCGTCAGCGCGGCCTTCGACGAGATCGAGGCCGCGTCGCACACCGACGGCAAGTTCACGGGCGTGCCGACCGGCTTCGCCGATCTCGACGACCTGACCAACGGGTTCCACCCGGGCCAGATGATCATCGTCGCCGCGCGCCCCGCCATGGGAAAGTCGACGCTCGCCCTCGACTTCGCCCGCGCCGCCGCCATCACGAACGACCTGCCCGCCGTGTTCTTCAGCCTCGAGATGGGCAAGAGCGAGATCGCCATGCGCCTGCTCTCGGCCGAGGCATCCGTTCCCCTGCAGAACATGCGCAAGGGCACGGTCGACACGCGCGACTGGACCACCATCGCATCGACCCGCGGGCGCATCAACGACGCGCCGCTCTACATCGACGACTCCCCCAACATGACCCTCGTCGAGATCCGCGCGAAGTGCCGGCGCCTCAAGCAGCGCGTCGGCCTCAAGATGGTGGTCATCGACTACCTGCAGCTCATGACGAGCGGCAAGCGCGTCGAGAGCCGCCAGCAGGAGGTGTCGGAGTTCTCGCGTGCGCTCAAGCTGCTCGCGAAGGAACTCCAGGTGCCGGTCATCGCCCTCTCGCAGCTGAACCGTGGCCCCGAGCAGCGCGCCGACAAGATGCCGGCCCTCAGCGACCTGCGCGAGTCGGGCTCGATCGAGCAGGACGCCGACATGGTGATCCTGCTGCACCGCGAGGCCGCCTACGAGCGCGACAGCCCTCGCGCCGGTGAGGCCGACCTGATCGTCGCCAAGCACCGCAACGGCCCGACGCGCACGATCACGGTCGCGTTCCACGGCCACTTCTCGCGGTTCACCGACATGGTGCAGGTCTAG
- the rplI gene encoding 50S ribosomal protein L9 — MAKVILTHEVSGLGVAGDVVEVKNGYARNYLVPQGFATPWTRGGEKQVDQIKAARAARALHSLEDAQALKASLESGKVKLAVKAGVGGRLFGSVKTSDVAAAVEAAGLGSVDKRKVTIPSPIKSVGDHEAVVRLHDELSATIILQVVAAK; from the coding sequence ATGGCAAAGGTTATTCTCACGCACGAGGTCTCCGGCCTCGGTGTCGCCGGTGACGTGGTCGAGGTCAAGAACGGCTACGCGCGCAACTACCTCGTCCCCCAGGGCTTCGCGACTCCGTGGACCCGCGGTGGCGAGAAGCAGGTCGACCAGATCAAGGCCGCTCGCGCGGCTCGCGCTCTGCACTCGCTCGAAGACGCGCAGGCCCTGAAGGCCTCGCTCGAGTCGGGCAAGGTCAAGCTGGCCGTCAAGGCCGGCGTCGGCGGACGCCTCTTCGGCTCCGTCAAGACCTCGGACGTCGCAGCTGCAGTCGAGGCCGCCGGCCTCGGCTCGGTCGACAAGCGCAAGGTCACGATCCCCTCGCCGATCAAGTCTGTCGGCGACCACGAGGCCGTCGTGCGTCTGCACGACGAGCTCTCGGCAACGATCATCCTTCAGGTGGTCGCCGCGAAGTAA
- the rpsR gene encoding 30S ribosomal protein S18: MAGKSSGDRRKPSRGKGAKNAAPAKSIKVGIIDYKDVATLRKFISERGKIRARRITGVSVQEQRLIARAVKNAREMALLPYSGSGR, encoded by the coding sequence ATGGCTGGAAAGAGCAGCGGCGATCGCCGCAAGCCGAGCCGCGGGAAGGGCGCGAAGAACGCCGCCCCGGCGAAGTCGATCAAGGTCGGCATCATCGACTACAAGGACGTTGCGACCCTTCGCAAGTTCATCTCCGAGCGTGGAAAGATCCGCGCCCGCCGCATCACCGGTGTCTCCGTGCAGGAGCAGCGCCTCATCGCCCGTGCCGTGAAGAACGCACGCGAGATGGCCCTTCTGCCCTACTCCGGCTCTGGCCGTTAA
- a CDS encoding single-stranded DNA-binding protein, which produces MAGETIITVVGNLTADPELRYTQGGLAVANFTIASTPRTFDRQANEWKDGEALFLRASCWREFAEHVAGSLTKGSRVIATGRLKQRSYETKEGEKRTSMELEIDEIGPSLRYATASITRAQSNRGAVGGGGGNSYGSGGGGGQSDDAWAPSAPAAQQGGGDVWNTPGTNYGDETPF; this is translated from the coding sequence ATGGCAGGCGAGACCATCATCACTGTGGTGGGCAACCTCACGGCAGATCCCGAACTGCGCTACACGCAGGGCGGACTGGCGGTTGCCAACTTCACCATCGCTTCCACTCCCCGGACGTTCGATCGTCAGGCCAACGAGTGGAAGGACGGCGAAGCGCTGTTCCTGCGCGCGAGCTGCTGGCGTGAATTCGCCGAGCACGTCGCGGGATCGCTCACCAAGGGTTCCCGGGTCATCGCTACCGGACGTCTCAAGCAGCGTTCCTACGAGACGAAGGAAGGCGAGAAGCGCACCTCCATGGAGCTGGAGATCGACGAGATCGGTCCCTCGCTCCGGTACGCAACGGCTTCCATCACGCGTGCACAGTCCAACCGCGGTGCGGTCGGCGGCGGCGGCGGCAACTCCTACGGGAGCGGCGGCGGCGGCGGTCAGTCCGACGACGCGTGGGCTCCCAGCGCTCCCGCAGCCCAGCAGGGCGGCGGCGACGTCTGGAACACGCCCGGAACGAACTACGGCGACGAGACGCCCTTCTAG
- the rpsF gene encoding 30S ribosomal protein S6 has protein sequence MHQYELMVILDPEIDERTVAPSLDKFLNVIRNDGGTVDKVDIWGRRRLAYEINKKNEGIYAVVDFTAESKTTDELDRQLNLSEAVMRTKVLRAEEAIAQVAAHAKAQEEKAAKKAAASAKKDA, from the coding sequence ATGCACCAGTACGAGCTGATGGTTATCCTCGATCCAGAGATCGATGAGCGCACCGTTGCTCCCAGCCTTGACAAGTTCCTCAACGTCATCCGTAACGATGGCGGCACTGTCGACAAGGTCGACATCTGGGGACGTCGTCGTCTGGCCTACGAGATCAACAAGAAGAACGAGGGCATCTACGCCGTCGTCGACTTCACCGCCGAGTCCAAGACCACCGACGAGCTCGACCGCCAGCTGAACCTCAGCGAAGCAGTCATGCGCACGAAGGTGCTCCGCGCAGAAGAGGCGATCGCACAGGTCGCCGCTCACGCGAAGGCTCAGGAAGAGAAGGCCGCCAAGAAGGCTGCCGCTTCGGCCAAGAAGGACGCCTAG
- a CDS encoding CCA tRNA nucleotidyltransferase → MESVAAALDRLGELAASPTVSTLAAAFERAGHELALVGGPVRDAFLGRPVNDLDFTTDATPDEILAIVKPISEAQWDIGRAFGTIGAKVAGETVEITTYRADAYDGDSRKPEVVFGTRLEDDLVRRDFTVNSLALRLPKLELVDPTGGVEDLLAKTLRTPAAPERSFGDDPLRMLRAARFSAQLGFEVEEGTRAALTTLALEIDRISAERVRDELSKLLLTSSPRGGIRLLVESGLAERVLPEVPALRLEVDEHHHHKDVYEHSLTVLDQAIDYEVARGNLDSPDLVVRLAALLHDIGKPGTRRLESGGVVSFHHHDVVGAKLARKRLRALRFDNDTIAAVSRLIELHLRFFGYADAAWTDSAVRRYVRDAGDQLERLHILTRADVTTRNRRKADRLGFAYDDLEERIAVLAEEEELAAVRPELDGADIMRLLSIPPGPVVGEAYRHLLEVRLDEGPIGADAAEQRLRDWWAARGV, encoded by the coding sequence ATGGAGAGTGTCGCGGCAGCCCTCGACCGGCTGGGCGAGCTGGCGGCTTCGCCGACGGTCTCGACGCTCGCGGCGGCGTTCGAACGTGCAGGCCACGAGCTCGCCCTCGTCGGCGGGCCGGTGCGCGACGCGTTCCTCGGCCGGCCGGTCAACGACCTCGACTTCACGACCGATGCCACGCCCGACGAGATCCTCGCGATCGTGAAGCCCATCTCTGAGGCGCAGTGGGACATCGGCCGCGCGTTCGGCACGATCGGCGCCAAGGTCGCGGGCGAGACCGTCGAGATCACGACCTACCGCGCCGACGCCTACGACGGCGACTCGCGCAAGCCCGAGGTCGTGTTCGGCACGCGCCTCGAAGACGACCTCGTGCGCCGCGACTTCACGGTGAACTCGCTCGCCCTTCGCCTGCCGAAGCTCGAGCTCGTCGACCCGACGGGCGGCGTCGAGGACCTGCTTGCCAAGACGCTCCGCACGCCGGCCGCGCCCGAGCGCTCGTTCGGCGACGACCCGCTGCGCATGCTGCGCGCCGCCCGGTTCTCGGCGCAGCTCGGCTTCGAGGTCGAGGAGGGCACCCGCGCGGCCCTCACGACGCTCGCCCTCGAGATCGATCGCATCTCGGCCGAGCGCGTGCGCGACGAGCTCTCGAAGCTGCTGCTGACGTCGTCGCCCCGCGGCGGCATCCGTCTGCTGGTCGAGTCGGGTCTCGCCGAGCGCGTGCTGCCCGAGGTGCCCGCGCTGCGGCTCGAGGTCGACGAGCACCACCACCACAAGGACGTCTACGAGCACTCGCTGACCGTGCTCGACCAGGCCATCGACTACGAGGTGGCGCGCGGCAACCTCGACTCCCCCGACCTCGTGGTGCGCCTCGCGGCGCTGCTGCACGACATCGGCAAGCCCGGCACGCGGCGACTCGAATCGGGCGGCGTGGTCTCGTTCCACCACCACGACGTCGTCGGAGCCAAGCTCGCGCGCAAGCGCCTGCGCGCCCTGCGCTTCGACAACGACACCATCGCGGCCGTCTCGCGGCTCATCGAGCTGCACCTGCGCTTCTTCGGCTATGCGGATGCCGCGTGGACCGACTCCGCGGTTCGACGCTACGTGCGCGACGCAGGCGACCAGCTCGAGCGCCTGCACATCCTCACGCGCGCCGACGTGACGACGCGCAACCGGCGCAAGGCCGATCGCCTCGGCTTCGCGTACGACGACCTCGAGGAGCGCATCGCCGTGCTCGCCGAAGAGGAGGAGCTCGCCGCCGTTCGCCCCGAGCTCGACGGCGCCGACATCATGCGCCTGCTCTCGATTCCGCCCGGGCCGGTCGTCGGCGAGGCCTACCGCCACCTGCTCGAGGTGCGGCTCGACGAGGGTCCCATCGGGGCGGATGCCGCTGAGCAGCGCCTGCGCGACTGGTGGGCCGCGCGCGGGGTCTAG